CGGCTGGCTTCCAGGGTAAATGCGATAAAGTTTTTCAATTTTTCAATTTTCTCTGCGATGGTAGTCTTTACAAAGTCTCTGATATCACTTTTTTCAAATACAATCTTCTCCATACAATCTATTCTTTATATAAAGATAATATTTTTAGAATAATATTCTTGGGCTTTATAAAAAATAACGTTTACAAAAATAAAGGAGAAAGAAAATGGGATTCAGTTCCAATAATGGACTGTAATAAAAAAGCCTTGTAAAGTTTACAAGGCTTTCATTTTATTTTTCAGCAAGTTTTTTCAGATCGCCCAGCCCCTGGCTGAACATTTTGTCCATATTGCCATTCATCAAAGGTTTCATAATCTTCATCATGGGAGTCAGTTCATTATCTATCATCCAGGTTACTTTGGTACCACTTCCTTCAGGAACCAACATGAAATTGGCTTTCATATCTCCTTCAAAAGGTTTTATAAAGTGAAGTTTTGTACTCATTTTCTGGTTGGGTATCAGCTCAGTAATGGATTGCTCTCCTTCACCTACATTTTTATCTCCTTTCCAGTGATAGGAATCTCCTACTTTATCTCCGTTTCCTGAATACGTAATGACAATGTTTTTATCAGCTTTAGAAAAAGGATCCCATTGGTTATATCCTTTTAAATTCCCTGCATAGCTCCATACTTTTTCCTGTGGTGCATTGATAACAATAGATTTTTCATAGTGGTAATCTTTACTGAAAGCGAGCATGGCAATGACAGCATAGATAATAATCAGTACAATGATGGTACCAATAATTTTTAAGAGTGTTTTCATAGTCTATATATTTAAGGTTATTTATTTTAATGATGACTTTTAAATCTGTTCTCAAAATTAAATATTCCTACATCACTCCCTCTTTCCATATGACAAGATTAAATAAAGATAAGGTATTTTTGTCATAACTCGCCAGTGAGGCATTATTTTTGCGCGTTTCAGCTTTGATTCCCAATGAATCATTAAATTTACTTTATATAAAAAGATCAAAAAATGAATATTTTAACAGAAAAATTTAACACTCCATACCATTCGGCACCATTCAATGCCATCAAAAATGAAGATTATCTTCCGGCATTTCAGGAATTGATTCAAAAATCTGAAGAAGAAATTGAGGCTATTGTCAACAATCCTGAAGCGCCTACTTTTGAAAATGTAATTGAAGCACTGGCCTATTCAGGAGAGCAGCTGGATGTGGTATCCAATATTTTTTTCAATTTAAATTCTGCAGAAACCAGCGACGAAATTCAGCAAATCGCTCAGGAAGTTTCCCCGATCTTAACAGAATATTCTTCAAAAATCTCTCAAAACGAAGCCCTTTTCAACAAAATCAAAAAAGTATATGATGAAAAGGAAAATTATAATCTCAACGAAGAGCAGAAAATGCTTTTGAATGAAACCTACAAAGGTTTTGTAAGAAGCGGAGCTTTATTGAATGAGGAAGACAAGGAAAAATTAAAGAAAATCAGTATGGATCTTTCTTTAAAGTCTTTACAGTTCGGACAAAATGTACTGGCATCTACCAATGCTTATTTTAAACACATTACCAATAAAGAAGATCTTGCAGGAATTCCTGAAGCAATCATCGATCAATATGCGGAGGAAGCAAAAGAAAGAAATCTTGAAGGTTGGGTAGTGACGTTACAGTATCCAAGCTATATTCCGTTTATGACCTATGCTGAAAACCGTGAACTGAGAAAGGAACTCGCCTTAGCCAATGGTAAAAAATCTTTTGACGGCGGAGAATATGACAACCAGAATCTGATCAAAGAATTGCTTACTCTTAAACAACAGAAAGCTGAGCTTATCGGATATAAAAACTATGCAGATTTTGTTCTTGAAGAGAGAATGGCTAAGTCTCCGGTAAAAGTTATTGACTTTTTGAATGAACTTCTAACCAAAGCAAAACCTTATGCTGATAAAGAAATTGAAGAATTAAAAGCTTTAGCAAAAGCTGACGGAATTGAAGAAATGCAGGGCTACGATCACGCATTTTATGCTGAAAAACTTCGTAAAGAGAAATATGATCTGAATGATGAGGAACTGAAACCTTATTTTCCGTTAGATCAGGTACAGGAAGCCGTATTCGGGTTGGCGGAACAACTTTTTGGATTAACTTTTGAGGAAAGAAATGATATTCCGAAATACCACGAGGATGTAAAAGTATATGAAGTAAAAGAGAACGAGACTTACAAATCTCTTTTATACGTTGATTATTTTCCAAGAAAAGGGAAAAGAGCCGGCGCATGGATGACCAG
This region of Chryseobacterium culicis genomic DNA includes:
- a CDS encoding M3 family metallopeptidase, with the protein product MNILTEKFNTPYHSAPFNAIKNEDYLPAFQELIQKSEEEIEAIVNNPEAPTFENVIEALAYSGEQLDVVSNIFFNLNSAETSDEIQQIAQEVSPILTEYSSKISQNEALFNKIKKVYDEKENYNLNEEQKMLLNETYKGFVRSGALLNEEDKEKLKKISMDLSLKSLQFGQNVLASTNAYFKHITNKEDLAGIPEAIIDQYAEEAKERNLEGWVVTLQYPSYIPFMTYAENRELRKELALANGKKSFDGGEYDNQNLIKELLTLKQQKAELIGYKNYADFVLEERMAKSPVKVIDFLNELLTKAKPYADKEIEELKALAKADGIEEMQGYDHAFYAEKLRKEKYDLNDEELKPYFPLDQVQEAVFGLAEQLFGLTFEERNDIPKYHEDVKVYEVKENETYKSLLYVDYFPRKGKRAGAWMTSYKNQYKQNGENSRPHISIVCNFSKPTKDTPSLLTFQEVTTLFHEFGHALHGMMADTQYPTLSGTSVKWDFVELPSQFLENFCYEPEFLKTFAKHYKTGEVLPDEKIEKIEQSKNFMEGYQTLRQLGFGLLDMNYHTKVEELEKESVKEFEDKYTQATTLYPSNSETAMSPSFSHIFQGGYSAGYYSYKWAEVLDADAFQYFKENGIFNPEIAAKYKVLLSSGGTKDPMELYKSFRGSEPKVESLLKRAFG
- a CDS encoding SRPBCC family protein — protein: MKTLLKIIGTIIVLIIIYAVIAMLAFSKDYHYEKSIVINAPQEKVWSYAGNLKGYNQWDPFSKADKNIVITYSGNGDKVGDSYHWKGDKNVGEGEQSITELIPNQKMSTKLHFIKPFEGDMKANFMLVPEGSGTKVTWMIDNELTPMMKIMKPLMNGNMDKMFSQGLGDLKKLAEK